The proteins below are encoded in one region of Apostichopus japonicus isolate 1M-3 chromosome 4, ASM3797524v1, whole genome shotgun sequence:
- the LOC139966122 gene encoding CDK5 regulatory subunit-associated protein 3-like: MSDGTDNLPIDITSNKLLDWLIDRRHVKHKWQVDSTSIQKKINHAIQDMPEVEEIKTLLAGTYINYFHCLRILELLKVSESGSKNIFGYYSSQRMKDWQEIVSLYEKDSIYLAEVSDTLIRNVAYEVPWIRKQIARCQSTQTECEKKDKYYADAAVAAKEEYQQYCKQLGIKGEKIRAELLSLVAELPAFYESLTTDVKSLSDVVDFYGAFVQFTIESVKGGTTPLLSHLMENGNTTTYQWRKKKTPDSVEEVKLWFLEEEEETANEDEIDWGLTSDDVEDIDFNITIEDVGADQETPIDFSIETSDTSGNIDWNIETNSGGAGDDSIARGTDALTVLDNPVTRNQFVNELLELESFLQQRLMEMQGEDDILSVNQFQSAPSNVQMKTVEDIKRMLASISNILSKMTDTRIHHLFMLKSSPQYVDRLTETVRLKKDMEEKMLASQVAMQEKRKASMEEAKQLKPKEERIIKHTRELQKQIEKEISKKYKNRPVNLMGAINTL; the protein is encoded by the exons ATGTCAGACGGAACTGATAATTTACCAATTGATATCACATCAAATAAACTGCTTG ATTGGCTGATCGACAGGAGACATGTCAAACACAAATGGCAAGTTGACTCAACATCCATACAGAAGAAGATAAACCATGCCATTCAAGACATGCCAGAGGTGGAGGAAATCAAAACACTCTTAGCTGGAACTT ACATCAACTACTTTCACTGCCTTAGAATCTTAGAGCTTCTGAAGGTTTCAGAATCTGGAAGCAAGAACATCTTTGGATATTATTCATCGCAGAGGATGAAG GACTGGCAGGAAATTGTGTCTCTGTATGAAAAGGATAGTATTTACCTCGCCGAGGTATCGGACACCCTTATCAGAAACGTCGCTTACGAAGTCCCCTGGATTAGAAAACAAATAGCAAGGTGCCAGTCAACTCAAACT GAATGTGAGAAAAAGGACAAATACTACGCTGATGCAGCTGTCGCTGCGAAAGAAGAATATCAACAGTATTGTAAACAACTTGGAATCAAG GGGGAGAAGATCCGTGCAGAGCTATTATCTCTGGTAGCAGAACTCCCAGCTTTCTATGAGTCTTTGACGACAGAcgtcaaatctctctcagatgTGGTTGATTTTTATGGAGCATTTGTCCAGTTTACTATCGAGAG TGTCAAAGGGGGCACTACACCGTTATTGAGTCACCTCATGGAGAATGGGAACACGACCACCTACCAGTGGAGGAAGAAGAAGACGCCAGATTCAGTGGAAGAGGTCAAACTGTGGTTCTtggaggaagaggaagaaacAGCCAATGAAGATGAG ATTGATTGGGGTCTAACCTCTGATGATGTGGAAGATATTGATTTCAACATAACCATTGAGGATGTAGGGGCTGATCAGGAGACTCCCATTGACTTTAGCATAGAG ACCTCGGATACCTCTGGTAATATTGACTGGAATATTGAGACAAACTCAGGAGGTGCAGGAGATGACAGTATAGCTAGAGGGACTGATGCCTTAACTGTATTGGACAATCCTGTGACCAGAAATCAATTCGTAAATGAGCTATTGGAG CTTGAATCATTCCTCCAGCAGCGTCTGATGGAGATGCAAGGAGAGGATGACATCCTCTCGGTCAATCAGTTTCAGTCGGCTCCAAGTAATGTTCAGATGAAGACAGTAGAGGACATCAAGAGAATGCTTGCCTCCATCTCTAATATCCTCTCAAAGATGACCGATACCAGAATACACCACTTGTTCATGTTGAAGTCATCCCCACA GTACGTTGACAGACTGACAGAGACGGTGAGACTAAAGAAGGATATGGAGGAGAAGATGCTGGCATCTCAGGTAGCGATGCAAGAAAAGAGGAAAGCGTCCATGGAGGAGGCCAAACAACTCAAACCCAAGGAGGAGAGAATAATCAAACATACAAGAGAATTACAGAAACAG ATTGAAAAAGAAATCTCTAAAAAATATAAGAATAGACCAGTCAATCTAATGGGAGCCATCAACACATTATGA
- the LOC139966119 gene encoding cholinesterase-like has translation MNAIRYYLFAVGLTTNILASNAQSVTTSNGVVFGQAVAFNRSSPPLVDTSIHEFLGIPYAKPPIGDFRFRKPEAVDDWSEPWNATFFRPRCWQLAVERNGTDPQDEDCLYLNVWSPDVTRQNIPVMVWIHGGGFVEGASSDLNFDGKVLVAMNDVIMVSMNYRLNAFGFLATGDDELKGNYGLWDQNEALKWIKQNIAAFGGDPNNISLFGQSAGGASVGHHLIAQQSWDYFHRALLISGNMMSPWGLETDIAKARSDAFLLGRLIGCADGLTSAELATCLRTKDAKEISAAANGVLLTTTNVIPTVPVIDGEFITADPRLLLANGNFKQCSVIVGNTQDDGSIVNIRAFPSQLVPPFSLRPTSDYPTFRDKLETFTYTFANDVIITAIEQQYIDWTQYENPDSNYFFTFMDIATDEAFHCTSEHTSRGYTTNGNTVYRYFFTHLPKTSYWPSAPRWIGVAHAEDLPFVFGYGFSPFREWEFTSDEEQLSLDIMRYFTNFAKTGDPNNGGDNDGNSDPESEWKEFEIPGLVLKEFNPNLNDLTGVRADHCRMWNHNIPSMVDYTDNLSEYEAQWREEITIWKYDDVTKWRLSFNDYQQNSDSCS, from the exons ATGAACGCCATAAGATATTACCTCTTTGCTGTTGGTTTAACAACCAATATCTTGGCAAGTAACGCCCAGTCAGTTACGACAAGTAACGGGGTCGTATTCGGCCAGGCTGTCGCATTTAATCGTTCGTCACCACCACTGGTAGATACCAGTATCCATGAATTTCTCGGTATACCGTACGCTAAACCTCCAATCGGGGATTTCCGTTTCCGTAAGCCCGAAGCGGTAGACGATTGGTCGGAACCATGGAACGCGACATTTTTTCGCCCTAGGTGTTGGCAACTGGCAGTAGAACGAAACGGCACGGACCCACAAGACGAGGATTGTCTCTATCTGAACGTTTGGTCTCCTGATGTAACG AGACAAAACATACCTGTAATGGTATGGATTCATGGCGGTGGATTTGTTGAAGGTGCTTCGTCAGATTTAAATTTTGATGGGAAGGTATTGGTTGCTatgaatgacgtcataatggtcTCCATGAATTATCGACTGAATGCATTCGGATTTTTAGCGACTGGTGACGACGAATTGAAAGGAAACTACGGCCTTTGGGATCAGAATGAGGCTTTGAAGTGGATTAAGCAAAATATTGCTG CTTTCGGTGGTGATCCGAATAACATCTCCTTATTTGGTCAGAGTGCTGGTGGGGCTAGTGTGGGACATCACCTAATCGCCCAACAAAGCTGGGATTACTTTCACAGGGCTTTACTTATT AGCGGCAACATGATGTCACCCTGGGGGTTAGAAACAGACATCGCAAAAGCCAGATCGGATGCTTTTCTTCTTGGTCGATTAATCGGTTGTGCAGATGGTCTCACTAGTGCAGAACTTGCTACTTGTCTTCGTACTAAAGATGCTAAAGAGATCAGTGCTGCCGCTAATGGG GTTCTGCTAACTACCACAAACGTGATTCCTACAGTGCCGGTCATTGACGGAGAATTCATCACTGCAGATCCTCGTCTTCTATTGGCCAACGGAAACTTTAAACAATGCTCGGTGATCGTTGGTAATACTCAAGATGATGGCTCCATTGTCAATATTCGGGCATTTCCGTCGCAGTTAGTACCTCCGTTCAGTCTCAGGCCGACATCAGATTATCCAACGTTTAGAGATAAGCTGGAAACATTTACGTATACATTTgctaatgacgtcatcattacaGCCATTGAACAACAATACATCGATTGGACGCAGTACGAAAACCCGGATTCGAAttacttttttacttttatggATATAGCGACCGACGAGGCATTTCACTGTACGTCAGAACACACGTCACGCGGGTACACGACAAACGGTAACACGGTTTACCGGTATTTCTTCACTCATCTTCCGAAAACAAGTTACTGGCCGTCAGCGCCTAGATGGATAGGCGTGGCCCACGCAGAGGACTTGCCCTTCGTCTTTGGTTACGGCTTCTCTCCGTTTAGGGAATGGGAGTTTACTTCAGATGAAGAGCAGCTTTCTCTCGATATCATGAGATATTTTACTAACTTCGCCAAAACCGG AGATCCAAACAACGGTGGCGATAACGATGGTAACAGTGACCCAGAAAGTGAATGGAAAGAGTTTGAAATCCCAGGATTGGTACTAAAGGAGTTCAACCCAAACCTGAATGACCTAACTGGAGTCAGGGCAGATCATTGTAGAATGTGGAACCATAACATACCATCGATGGTAGACTATACAG ATAATCTGAGCGAATACGAAGCCCAATGGAGAGAGGAAATCACCATCTGGAagtatgatgacgtcacaaaatGGCGCCTCTCATTCAATGACTACCAGCAAAACAGCGACAGTTGTTCATAA